One stretch of Chelonia mydas isolate rCheMyd1 chromosome 17, rCheMyd1.pri.v2, whole genome shotgun sequence DNA includes these proteins:
- the TRARG1 gene encoding trafficking regulator of GLUT4 1, whose amino-acid sequence MWAGAQLAPPQREPPSQKGATLWWEGRARRGSHTPALQEGGSPAGQRARAGQGSPAWGGAGGPLRLAGLQRFAQPPQPERPAGQLPAAWPAPPAGHGDLAGRRSEPRAMAIKSEAQFEKALGGPALPAGCQETEQLLFASEGKGEKGVRGSKSFSGTLASDKSLETEQNGHSLPYKAVSAGHLETAPHSPSRISLGRASSTATTSAQEQGRPLDYLVLAIFSCFCPVWPINIVALVFSIMSRNSGQQGDMDGARRLGRMARLLSIVSIVLGLLIIVLYCSLNFTVFQKTN is encoded by the exons ATGTGGGCAGGGGCAcagctggccccaccccagcgGGAGCCGCCCTCGCAGAAAGGGGCCACGCTGTGGTgggagggcagggccaggaggggaTCTCACACCCCAGCGCTCCAGGAAGGAGGCTCCCCCGCAGGACAGCGAgcgagagcagggcagggcagccctgcctggggcggagcagggggacCCCTCCGGCTGGCCGGGCTACAGCGCTTTGCCCAGCCTCCGCAGCCCGAGCGCCCCGCGGGGCAGCTGCCCGCTGCCTGGCCCGCCCCGCCCGCCGGGCATGGCGATCTAGCCGGGCGCAGGAGCGAGCCGCGAGCCATGGCCATCAAGAGCGAGGCGCAGTTCGAGAAGGCGCTGGGGGGCCCGGCCCTGCCCGCGGGCTGCCAGGAGACGGAGCAGCTGCTCTTCGCCAGCGAGGGCAAGGGCGAGAAGGGGGTCCGGGGCTCCAAGTCCTTCTCGGGGACCCTGGCCAGCGACAAGTCGCTGGAGACGGAGCAGAACGGCCACAGCCTGCCCTACAAGGCTGTGTCCGCCGGGCACCTGGAGACGGCCCCGCACTCGCCCTCCCGGATCAGCCTGGGGCGGGCATCCTCCACCGCCACCACCAGTGCCCAGGAGCAGGGCCGGCCGCTGGATTACCTGGTGCTGGCCATCTTCTCCTGCTTCTGCCCCGTCTGGCCCATCAACATCGTGGCCTTGGTCTTTTCCATCATG TCAAGGAACAGCGGACAGCAGGGGGACATGGATGGGGCTCGGCGACTCGGGCGCATGGCCAGGTTGCTCAGCATAGTCTCCATTGTCCTGGGACTCCTCATCATTGTGCTGTACTGTTCGCTCAATTTCACAG TTTTTCAGAAGACCAATTAG